The Streptomyces seoulensis genome contains a region encoding:
- a CDS encoding PRC-barrel domain containing protein — protein MAAENIWSYGPTAGHTPDADLTGYRVEALDGNIGKVDKHSNDVDAQYIVVDTGVWIFGKEVLLPAGTITGVDNAERTVHVARTKAQIKDAPEFDKDKHLGDPAYRDQISGHYGGHGSGH, from the coding sequence CTACGGTCCGACCGCTGGGCACACACCCGACGCCGATCTGACCGGGTATCGGGTCGAGGCGCTCGACGGGAACATCGGCAAGGTGGACAAGCACTCCAACGATGTGGACGCGCAGTACATCGTCGTGGACACCGGGGTGTGGATCTTCGGCAAGGAGGTGCTGCTGCCGGCGGGGACCATCACCGGGGTCGACAACGCGGAGCGGACCGTGCACGTGGCGCGGACCAAGGCGCAGATCAAGGACGCGCCCGAGTTCGACAAGGACAAGCATCTGGGGGACCCGGCGTACCGGGACCAGATCAGCGGGCACTACGGCGGGCACGGCTCGGGGCACTGA